From the genome of Papilio machaon chromosome 9, ilPapMach1.1, whole genome shotgun sequence, one region includes:
- the LOC106718756 gene encoding S-phase kinase-associated protein 2-like, with protein sequence MTVSDSGSEGFGVLPDELILAVFQFLPLETLLTCENVCKHWRKLAQDTALWRRFVIVYSGKPGQSEVSEKNLEIINSHGQLIHQLKLQYLYSYQEIKSILEQCSNLTSIELVMCRLGKEFESYINRWPNLKKINLKNSLFLTNDVVINYAHFQQLNFLALSDFGLSPVNCNTLLHCPYLNHILIEKIKNLSSDFIKELIICKQKILTTFHIYGGVSIDDHSLQLLSQCSMLRDLAIIRCENLTDKGLISLVNLQKIQHLQIWNNTNFSEFVLLHTLSSPNLKTLESLSLSRIGNISPIIVDVISEYYKNLKFLALYQCPRIINTDYEKQLKSKFRNIDVVLY encoded by the coding sequence ATGACAGTTTCGGATAGTGGATCGGAAGGGTTTGGAGTGTTGCCGGATGAGTTAATTCTTGCAGTCTTCCAGTTTCTACCTCTTGAAACGTTACTCACCTGTGAGAATGTTTGTAAACACTGGAGGAAATTAGCCCAAGATACTGCACTATGGAGGagatttgttattgtttactCCGGGAAGCCAGGACAAAGTGAAGTAAGTGAAAAAAatttggaaattattaatagtcaTGGGCAGTTAATACACCAACTGAAGCTACAGTACTTATATAGTTATcaagaaattaaatcaattttggAACAATGTAGTAATCTTACATCTATAGAGCTAGTAATGTGCCGATTGGGTAAAGAATTTGAAAGCTACATAAATAGATGGcctaatttaaagaaaattaatttgaaaaactcTCTTTTTCTGACAAATGATGTAGTAATTAATTATGCTCATTTTCAACAACTTAATTTCTTGGCTTTATCAGATTTTGGACTTTCTCCAGTAAACTGtaatacattattacattGTCCATATTTAAACCATATCCTCAttgaaaagattaaaaacttaagttcagattttataaaagaattgaTAATATGtaagcagaaaatattaactacatttcatatttatggTGGTGTATCTATAGATGACCATAGCTTGCAATTATTATCACAATGTTCTATGTTAAGAGATTTGGCAATAATAAGATGTGAAAATCTCACAGACAAGGGGTTAATATCTTtagtaaatttacaaaagattCAACACTTACAGATTTGGAACAACACAAACTTTTCTGAATTTGTTTTGCTCCATACATTGAGCAGtcctaatttaaaaacattggaGAGTTTAAGTCTATCTCGAATTGGAAACATTTCACCTATAATTGTTGATGTTATATCTGAATATTATAAGAATCTCAAGTTTTTAGCTCTGTACCAGTGCCCTAGAATTATAAACACTGATTATGAGAAAcagttaaaatcaaaattccgCAATATTGATGTAGTattgtattga
- the LOC106718182 gene encoding transmembrane emp24 domain-containing protein 3, with amino-acid sequence MFISPIVVTLLVTLISGICSKSVELTFELPDSAVECFYQEIEKNTSASLEYQVITGGQYDVDVKVEGPNKQIIYQQQKMQYDSHQFTAQYTGVYKVCFSNEFSTFSHKLVYMELNVGPEQPLPGVGDHATVLTQLETSAEEIHSALNRIIDHQTHHRLREAQSRKRAEDLNERVFWWSMGETLAIVCVTFVQVMVLKNFFSDRPTLYSRM; translated from the exons atgtttatctcTCCCATCGTTGTTACTTTACTAGTCACATTAATTAGTGGAATATGTTCCAAAAGCGTAGAGTTAACTTTCGAACTCCCCGATAGTGCAGTAGAGTGTTTTTATCaagaaattgaaaagaatACTTCGGCTTCATTAGAATATCAG GTTATTACTGGTGGACAGTATGATGTCGACGTCAAAGTAGAAGGTCCTAATAAGCAAATAATATATCAGCAACAGAAAATGCAATATGATTCTCACCAATTTACAGCACAATATAcag gTGTATACAAAGTTTGCTTCAGCAATGAATTCAGTACTTTCTCACATAAGCTTGTGTATATGGAACTGAATGTTGGACCTGAACAACCACTACCAGGAGTTGGAGACCATGCTACAGTACTTACACAG CTGGAAACTTCTGCAGAAGAAATTCATTCTGCACTTAACAGGATAATTGATCATCAAACCCATCACAGATTAAGAGAGGCTCAAAGTCGCAAGCGAGCGGAAGATCTCAACGAGAGAGTGTTCTGGTGGTCCATGGGAGAAACACTGGCAATTGTGTGTGTGACTTTTGTACAGGTCATGGTTCTGAAGAACTTCTTCAGTGACCGACCAACATTATACAGTAGAAtgtaa
- the LOC106717954 gene encoding nucleoporin NDC1, which translates to METKNEIFSQRLVKAVLWNIVLQTVLATGLVFVIQVDPLHPVSWLVSTFHDVFSWKMGLNVVLLSLVSFFQAYVYGSYYTVQQPKYFTRFSMFFNMFTLQNIVFGILYSLNGYFSINLYTSLAESKFNTLKKACEKYDGQCLSEQSLLLQFGGMWMGLYYFLSVHILGTTVLTFPHIYQDKLQQIKLVISHIISSGFRKSIMPVVYFCFFYYLWGNKSRNIVSDVYSLYMEDPPLDNFLNLFMSGIYIGLWFYTSLFFISVYTMRTVFNIVLTEPMKFPIESETKLTLCNALAQTSKFNRYLAALDLKRLAMTDARRRSEIFTLSQPGGHPRNWNNLLDKCLRIINEFNKEIENINGDGSNGEVDSSYNIQMKKSNVSDIPPMSSSMYSSPLRNMAYSPKLFELKDHKQHAMDNAFANVVKTEFNNFIQKLCQKPGISYFFGELTDTRLKFLLIQSQPVIWTCEGLATIVAASLKEDKYGIVQTDIPEVITSLVNLKQNLDKLTKPGLVPKKHFVNDEFALRLRTALLSAVKRSLYKIVITFSKHIHEIPLEHDIQLALQPFLLCKEP; encoded by the coding sequence ATGGAGaccaaaaatgaaatattttcacagaGACTTGTAAAGGCAGTGTTATGGAATATTGTGCTACAAACTGTGCTTGCAACGGGTCTAGTGTTTGTTATACAAGTCGATCCTTTACACCCGGTGTCATGGCTTGTATCAACTTTTCACGATGTATTCAGCTGGAAAATGGGTTTAAATGTAGTCCTTCTCAGTCTGGTGTCATTTTTTCAAGCTTACGTCTACGGGAGTTATTACACAGTGCAACaacctaaatattttacaagattcTCAATGTTCTTCAACATGTTTACACTACAGAATATAGTTTTTGGCATTTTATACTCCCTTAATGGATATTTCAGCATAAACTTATACACGTCTTTAGCGGAGAGcaaatttaatactttgaaaAAGGCTTGTGAAAAATATGATGGACAGTGCCTTTCGGAACAAAGCTTACTTTTACAGTTTGGTGGGATGTGGATGGGATTGTATTACTTTCTCAGTGTTCACATTCTTGGCACAACTGTGTTGACGTTCCCACACATTTACCAAGACAAACTTCAGCAAATTAAGTTAGTTATAAGCCATATAATTTCCAGTGGATTTAGAAAGTCAATTATGCCAgtagtatatttttgttttttctattacCTGTGGGGCAATAAGTCCAGGAATATTGTCAGTGATGTTTACAGTTTATATATGGAAGATCCTCCATTAGATAACtttcttaatttgtttatgtCTGGTATTTATATTGGGTTGtggttttatacaagtttattCTTTATATCAGTTTATACAATGAGGACTGTATTCAATATCGTGCTAACTGAGCCAATGAAATTCCCTATTGAGTCTGAAACCAAATTAACATTATGCAATGCCCTGGCTCAGACATCAAAGTTCAACAGATACTTAGCAGCGCTTGATTTGAAAAGATTAGCCATGACTGATGCCAGAAGAAGAAGTGAAATATTCACACTATCTCAGCCGGGAGGACATCCAAGAAACTGGAATAATTTGCTTGATAAATGCTTgagaataataaatgaatttaataaagaaatagaaaatataaatggaGATGGAAGTAATGGTGAAGTAGACAGTTCATATAATATCcaaatgaaaaaaagtaatgtttcAGATATCCCACCAATGAGTTCATCAATGTATTCTTCTCCATTGAGGAACATGGCATATTCACCAAAGTTATTTGAGCTGAAAGATCATAAACAACATGCAATGGACAATGCATTTGCTAATGTAGTGAAGACagaattcaataattttattcaaaaactgTGCCAGAAGCCAGGTATTAGTTATTTCTTCGGTGAACTCACTGATACAAGGCTCAAATTTTTGTTGATACAATCCCAACCTGTTATTTGGACATGTGAAGGATTGGCGACTATAGTAGCAGCTTCATTAAAGGAAGATAAATATGGCATAGTTCAAACTGATATCCCAGAGGTGATAACATcattagtgaatttgaagcaAAATCTAGATAAGTTAACAAAACCAGGTCTTGTGcctaaaaaacattttgtgaaTGATGAATTTGCTTTAAGACTGAGAACAGCCCTTTTGTCTGCTGTGAAAAGaagtttgtataaaattgtaattacattttcaaagCATATTCATGAGATCCCACTGGAACATGATATTCAGCTGGCTCTGCAACCATTTTTGCTTTGTAAGGAACCCTGA
- the LOC106718770 gene encoding protein YIPF5, giving the protein MAGYANQNEYAWLPPDNSQNYAFDSTANNFVDSSQTLDFQTFQPERSFAYDQAQVPLVPPNNNQGYHPSIFTPAAIPREANAAISEFDEPPLLDELEIYPDRILEKTLAVLNPFHGQSKADDANFLLRDTDIAGPIAFCLALAVCLFLSGNKAHFGYVYGLSVMSVILMYCLLSLMSRTEGVFTVLSVASVLGYCMLPMVVLATLGIFISLEGTIGLSLSAVAVIWSALSASRLFVTMSGDTEQRPLIAYPCALVNGVFALLVLF; this is encoded by the exons atggcTGGCTATGCTAATCAAAATGAATATGCTTGGTTACCTCCTGATAATAGCCAAAATTATGCTTTTGATAGTACcgcaaataattttgttgattCCTCTCAAACCTTAG attttcaaacatttcaaCCAGAGAGGAGTTTCGCTTACGATCAAGCTCAAGTTCCATTGGTACCTCCTAATAATAATCAAGGTTATCATCCGAGCATTTTTACCCCTGCAGCTATTCCCAGAGAAGCAAATGCAGCAATTTCAGAATTTGATGAACCACCTCTATTAGATGAACTGGAAATATATCCTGATAGGATATTAGAAAAAACATTAGCAGTACTTAACCCATTCCATGGCCAATCTAAAGCAGACGATGCAAACTTTTTACTAAGAGATACTGACATTGCAGGCCCTATTGCATTTTGTTTAGCTTTGGCTGTTTGTCTCTTTCTTTCTGGCAATAAAGCACATTTTGGTTATGTTTATGGGCTATCTGTAATGTCGGTTATTCTaatgtattgtttattgtCACTTATGAGTCGTACTGAAGGagtttttactgttttaaGTGTTGCAAGTGTTCTAGGATATTGCATGTTACCAATGGTAGTACTGGCTACTTTGGGAATATTTATATCTCTTGAGGGAACTATTGGTTTAAGTCTATCTGCTGTTGCTGTAATTTGGTCTGCCCTTTCAGCAAGTagattatttgttacaatgtcAGGTGACACAGAGCAAAGGCCTCTCATAGCATATCCTTGTGCGCTGGTCAATGGAGTGTTTGCTCTGCTAgtactattttaa
- the LOC106718739 gene encoding sialidase, which produces MYTIVEIVLSVGVIITLITAFSACVCGCKNSNQKSELVGTAGVVKIHIDEEVPSPTPTTPASVKRASTQNSQRSLPEIPHPVGRHDSGDTASEIYATVNLDEGNKPDPTASTSRDHPYEHAYAKLQNENHNITMDITPDQESQRDIQIEEREATQPGPESVVISASVAISGQLPSSQELPYITPPSPRPRPLPLADNTLHFSGDSTDSTKGYTSISVREPLSNIRAQSVKPSAQPHYATVSDDSDEMYAAIEEASVGEGEGSDTYAQIAPEPRRRDLAPPRTPPASAPASAPAPAPATAPLSELATRRSAPPEIGSSTSQATHSRQASSSSCSNSTGALGSPKPEKRVANSPLPPPPLATHGTHAAHGTHAAHGTHVAHGSHAAHGTHNTHAPLTQSQRHHRISSTGDLHFNHDKLRRSLNEKHQRNNSCVSSSDFYGCNYPVEKHRFSSGDIVRPLVARELDFDIDHQPPTETTDNLYNSIDGPAPSDYSSADANLSINSDHRVTESPSRNLDDMYAKVMKKGKAKPDDATKKQNEFSSEPEAAALKFRGDDPGYETIDRKKSTNHGYETIAHKERTNSQSQDPGYETVKDVNKTLSTFTNNNLLKLNHLNDSGPNSIISSDPGYEHITKPDNSASDSDPNYEVLRNQPPTPPYATIAPDYKVQPTYSTVNKRTGKYNNWPANNNDEGAQEPNYESMSNDPFYTTGSESDPNYESVRPKDPNYESVNAQDPNYESLRCKDPKYESVRSKDSKYDSVRSKKDPNYESVKYFELSQKEPPYEKVNNEAAMNSVERSDSAAGYEKINVPASRDPKSSINSGADGIVSDYFQV; this is translated from the exons ATGTATACTATAGTTGAGATTGTACTAAGCGTGGGAGTGATAATCACTCTCATCACCGCTTTTTCAGCATGCGTTTGTGGATGCAAGAATTCCAATCAaaa AAGTGAGTTGGTTGGCACGGCGGGTGTAGTCAAAATCCACATAGATGAGGAAGTACCGTCTCCAACGCCAACCACTCCAGCTTCCGTCAAGCG AGCATCGACACAGAACTCTCAGCGCAGTTTGCCGGAGATCCCACACCCTGTGGGGAGGCACGACAGCGGAGACACGGCCTCCGAAATATACGCTACTGTTAATTTAGATGAAG GAAATAAACCCGACCCGACAGCATCCACTAGTAGAGACCATCCCTACGAACATGCATACGCCAAACTGCAGAATGAGAATCACAATAT CACGATGGATATTACCCCAGATCAAGAATCCCAAAGAGATATACAGATTGAAGAGCGCGAAGCGACGCAGCCTGGACCAG aatCTGTGGTGATATCGGCGTCGGTGGCTATCAGTGGTCAGCTGCCTTCAAGTCAGGAGCTGCCGTACATCACGCCGCCCTCCCCTCGCCCTCGCCCCCTGCCCCTCGCTGACAACACCCTGCACTTCAGCGGGGACTCCACCGACTCCACGA AAGGGTACACGAGCATATCGGTGCGGGAGCCGCTCAGTAACATCCGGGCGCAGAGTGTGAAGCCCTCCGCGCAGCCGCACTACGCCACCGTGTCTGATGACTCCG ACGAGATGTACGCGGCGATAGAGGAGGCGAGCGTGGGTGAGGGCGAGGGCTCGGACACGTACGCGCAGATAGCGCCCGAGCCGCGCCGCCGCGACCTCGCCCCGCCCCGCACACCTCCCGCCTCAGCCCCAGcctccgcccccgcccccgcccccgctaCTGCACCGCTATCTGAACTAGCCACcag aaGGAGTGCTCCCCCAGAAATTGGTTCCTCAACATCACAAGCGACGCATTCTAGACAAG CATCATCGTCGTCGTGTTCGAACTCGACCGGCGCTCTCGGCTCGCCCAAGCCGGAGAAGCGAGTTGCCAACTCTCCGCTGCCGCCGCCTCCGCTCGCCACGCACGGCACCCACGCAGCACACGGCACCCACGCAGCACACGGCACACACGTAGCACACGGCTCACACGCAGCACACGGCACGCACAACACACACGCCCCGCTGACGCAGTCGCAACGACACCACCGCATATCCAGTACAG gTGACCTTCACTTCAATCACGACAAACTTCGACGAAGCCTCAACGAGAAACACCAGCGCAACAACAGCTGTGTCAGCTCCTCGGACTTCTACGGCTGCAACTACCCTGTGGAGAAGCACAGGTTCAGCTCCGGCGATATCGTGAGGCCCCTCGTCGCTAGGGAGCTCGACTTCGACATCGACCACCAGCCGCCGACCGAAACCACCGACAATCTTTACAACTCCATCGACGGCCCCGCACCCAGCGACTACTCCTCCGCAGACGCCAACCTCAGCATCAACTCCGACCACCGCGTCACTGAGAGCCCCTCACGTAACCTCGACGACATGTACGCCAAGGTCATGAAAAAAGGGAAGGCGAAACCCGACGACGCAACAAAGAAACAGAACGAATTCTCCAGCGAACCCGAGGCCGCCGCTCTCAAGTTCCGCGGCGACGACCCGGGATACGAGACTATAGATCGCAAGAAATCCACAAACCACGGCTATGAAACTATAGCACACAAGGAACGCACAAACTCGCAGAGCCAGGACCCTGGCTACGAGACTGTGAAAGATGTCAACAAAACACTTTCGACCTTCACAAACAACAATCTGCTGAAGCTAAATCATTTGAATGACAGCGGACCCAATAGCATTATAAGCAGCGATCCCGGATACGAGCATATCACGAAGCCCGACAACAGCGCCTCCGATTCTGACCCTAACTATGAGGTGCTGAGGAACCAGCCGCCCACCCCGCCCTACGCCACCATCGCACCCGACTACAAGGTGCAGCCCACCTACTCCACTGTCAACAAGCGAACCGGCAAGTACAACAACTGGCCGGCAAACAACAACGACGAAGGAGCGCAGGAGCCCAACTACGAGTCTATGTCGAACGATCCATTTTACACGACCGGCAGTGAGTCCGACCCCAACTACGAATCTGTACGACCGAAAGATCCAAACTACGAAAGTGTCAACGCACAGGATCCGAACTACGAATCTTTGCGGTGTAAAGACCCAAAATATGAGTCGGTGCGTTCGAAAGACTCGAAATATGACTCGGTGAGGTCCAAAAAGGATCCAAACTATGAAAGTGTCAAGTATTTTGAATTATCGCAAAAGGAACCGCCATATGAGAAAGTGAACAATGAGGCTGCTATGAATTCAGTGGAGAGATCGGACTCCGCTGCTGGATATGAGAAGATCAACGTGCCCGCGAGCAGGGACCCCAAAAGCAGTATTAACAGCGGTGCCGACGGCATCGTCAGCGACTACTTCCAAGTTTAA